The Hymenobacter baengnokdamensis genome includes a region encoding these proteins:
- the gldF gene encoding gliding motility-associated ABC transporter permease subunit GldF, whose protein sequence is MLTILRKEFNAFLNSPVAYVVIGVFLVATGLFVWVFPDSSVLDYGYADLQSLFNLAPWLFLLLIPAITMRTFAEEKKAGTIELLLTRPLTDGQIVGGKYMACLLLALLALIPTLLYYFSVYKLGSPPGNIDSAATVGSYLGLALLAAVFSALGVLASALTRDQIIAFVLAVVACFLVYTGFDSVASVLDGAPAYYVSQLGIAAHYRDLSKGLVDSRDVLYFLTVVAVALLGTRLALRSRTW, encoded by the coding sequence ATGCTCACCATCCTCAGAAAAGAATTCAACGCCTTCCTCAACTCGCCGGTGGCCTATGTCGTCATCGGCGTGTTTCTGGTGGCGACGGGGCTGTTTGTCTGGGTTTTCCCCGATAGCAGCGTGCTCGACTACGGCTACGCCGACCTGCAATCGCTGTTCAACCTGGCGCCGTGGCTGTTTTTGCTGCTGATACCGGCCATCACCATGCGCACCTTTGCCGAGGAGAAGAAGGCGGGCACGATTGAGCTGCTGCTTACGCGCCCGCTCACCGATGGGCAGATAGTGGGTGGTAAATATATGGCCTGTTTATTATTAGCGCTGCTGGCGCTCATTCCGACGCTGCTTTACTATTTCTCGGTGTACAAGCTGGGCTCGCCGCCCGGCAACATCGACTCGGCGGCCACGGTGGGCTCGTACCTGGGGCTGGCGCTGCTGGCGGCGGTATTTTCGGCCCTGGGCGTGCTGGCCTCGGCCCTCACGCGCGACCAGATTATCGCCTTTGTGCTGGCCGTAGTGGCTTGTTTCTTAGTTTATACTGGTTTCGACTCAGTGGCCTCGGTGCTCGACGGCGCCCCGGCTTACTACGTGAGCCAGCTCGGCATCGCGGCGCACTACCGCGACCTCAGCAAGGGGCTGGTTGACTCGCGCGACGTACTGTATTTTCTCACCGTGGTAGCCGTGGCCCTGCTGGGTACGCGGCTGGCCCTGCGCAGCCGCACCTGGTAA